The genomic interval aaatctatatatctatatatatataattttttttttattatacttataaAAAGTTGAGATTTTAATTATTGTTTGCATCTTTATGGTACTTTTTTGTCGCTTCATTTTAGTATTTAAGTAAATTTAACTGGTTTATGCACGAATGCTCTTAAATGGTTTTATTTATAAGAAGCTCTGCTGATCTTTTGTTTgtaaacataaaactaaaaatgaccAGATTTACTTCCAAAAAGTTCCTGAACACCATTTATTCCCTACACTGAAGCTACTTGAGAAGCAGATATCATTCAGTTTCAGTTCAGAGCAAACGTACCTGACAGTCTTGGCTTGTGTCTCAGGACTACAGAGTGAACATCTTCCTGCGGCAGAAGTGGAACGACCCTCGTCTGGCCTACAGCGAGTATCCGGACTCCTCTTTGGATCTGGACCCGTCCATGCTGGACTCCATCTGGAAACCAGACTTGTTCTTCGCCAACGAGAAAGGAGCCAACTTCCACGACGTTACGACGGACAACAAACTCCTGAGGATCTTCAAGGATGGGACCGTCCTGTACAGCATCAGGTATGAAGAAGAAAACAAGCCAAATAAAGGCAGAAATCATCACAGAAACCATCAGATCCTCCGATAATACAGCTGTTTATTCTTTCACTGTCTGCACTGATCAGATATGAAGACATTATTCATCAATTgcaggtttttctccagtgtatTTTGTCACATTGTAAGAGACGTTTAGTGATTTGCTGGTTACGCCGGCAGCAAAAGCACATGAGAACGACTGAAGTCATTATCAATTAAAGCTCTCACTTCTCTGAAGCTCTGGAGCCTGATGAAATCTCACAGATCGCTGCTCGTTTACAATAATCTCAGGTCAAGCTCAAGATCTAGtgttaaatagaaatataaaagcttcaaagttaaatagaaatatcagaatcagaaagagcggcattgccaagtatgcttgcgcatacaaggaatttgtttcagtgtcattagcttccagtacacataAAATTccataaaaattatgaaaacataaaattactgaaactaaaatttcatgaaagcaaaatagaaatataaaaaaattaataaaaaaaattaaattcctgAAAACTAcaatgaaagctaaatagaaatataaaaaataataaaaatgacaaaaaaataaaattactgaaGCTAAAATGACAATGAAGGCTAaatagaattatttaaaaaataataaaattgacaaagacacaaaattactgaaactaaaactacaataagaactaaatagaaatatttacaataatgaataaaaatgatgaaagtgtaaattactaaaattaaaattacaatgaaagctaaatcgaaatataaaaaataataaaaatgacaaaaaaatactgAAGCTAAAATGACAATGAAGGCTAaatagaattatttaaaaaataataaaattgacaaaaacataaaattactgaaactaaaatttcatgaaagcaaaatagaaatattaaaaaaatgaataaaaaaaataaaattcctgaaaataaaactacaatgaaagctaaatagaaatataaaaaataataaaattgacaaaaacataaaattactgaaactaaaactacaataagaactaaatagaaatatttacaataatgaataaaaatgatgaaaatgtaaattactaaaactaaaattacaatgaaagctaaatagaaatataaaaaataataaaaatgacaaaaataaaattactgaAGCTAAAATGACAATGAAGGCTAAatagaattattttaaaaataataaaa from Garra rufa unplaced genomic scaffold, GarRuf1.0 hap1_unplaced_885, whole genome shotgun sequence carries:
- the LOC141317394 gene encoding glycine receptor subunit alpha-2-like; translation: DYRVNIFLRQKWNDPRLAYSEYPDSSLDLDPSMLDSIWKPDLFFANEKGANFHDVTTDNKLLRIFKDGTVLYSIRLTLILSCPMDLKNFPMDVQTCTMQLESFGYTMNDLIFEWLDKAPVQVADGLTLPQFIIRDEKELGYCTKHYNT